A single Vigna radiata var. radiata cultivar VC1973A chromosome 8, Vradiata_ver6, whole genome shotgun sequence DNA region contains:
- the LOC106771849 gene encoding protein ROS1, whose translation MEVGEMDGKEPQVEVPLAPATLIKPVPLKPVPIYTPGVINQMGYHANGAVACVEFSIGQEKLCRSDIGSDVARDSAKTAEHTVSEATSSFSKLGFCEHLFAVEAESRNSSVTKGTNEGFNNPFVPSFIHDNIQDPQETYIACCSNRISQDTPFTLDNADKESRQIASMQINMEENDPGGEERNGPASKLDSNVLPGSKELCDPIMEFAAISSPLKENQNQDKGSNLESNINKTPQQKPRRRKHRPKVIKEGKPKRTQKPVTPKPVQSKGNPTVKRKYVRKNALTKTSIPPTEVTSELTKEMPETAKTSCRRVINFDMGARDESSAGIENITALLGKENGVNVGLADDLNTSVKQASNSYSSIPEDTQAQNAFPSGRKESGTKPEEKPAAKRKYVRRKGVSMTYTPAAEITKGMPQSTQMPCTELRNFDERTRDQRCEVKEHATVCTGSEIGVIRQEMNAGLANYLNTSITQPSNYCKSLAEDSRALNTSSGRKCSVTEPEESSVVKKNTRKKVNSTSPTELAGEMITENVPGSARENPIVIPGSEIGVAMQDTNVGFVYDLNTDMKLASNTYVSLPEETQATNTYSRKRRSGTKPNENPTAKRKYVRKKGVKTSAPPIEVPGELTRENMSVSAQTLCTQSTNFDEREREKTYAVKENLSRHPGSEIGVVMQEMNVSLAYDLNTSMKQTVYEDMTLPKDAQAPGPSSKMNLPGTKTKENLTTKRKNVRKKVSDPSPIPSEITGLTETVIVHSNNMSWRPSNSDIGTRDVRYVRRENLNLHMGKENVVLEETKVGLKCNQDPWMNATLTNCNPLPDGMQQLGTSPGATHLSTSISKYTHLGATAWDGNISNSQSSTMRLQMNGRKRKYSGSFSHADDSSMNLIGAHFNGLLSYKNSCYIQFPNIQKKRRTKKGKTSGKYNKSVTATKVQQAYPQEDALGHPYASRPSCWNYGSGYNTTAVPVISEFAENFIDNTKAFMLSLKRREERSRISNCGSGSPTSIRNGDTGPNYNTKQVGIPARETFGDAKRPQTCIDALIADTPTSLPKKKRNRKKKVISSSAHFSTNKMLHNFTWGKPSDVASEVLWKTMSYVDALTLQFRRLNINTEARDLAFYEQNALVLYKQPNRKQNSLIRGDGAIVPLQIKKQHLRPKVDLDDETDRVWKLLLLDINSPGIDGTDEDRAKWWEEERNVFRGRADSFIARMHLVQGDRRFSRWKGSVVDSVIGVFLTQNVSDHLSSSAFMSLAARFPKDLGSMYKAHQAEDTRLEPQVRVVEPEEGTEWNVKLLNQSVYDQSSLTTDIVERSAEKEAINSNDSCGTTSSAISLSDESNSRLSVSSQQNIKEHCSPMGSGLCCSTIEEGEEKSCYDDRKELIDIVSSQGSVISSQISGDFSNDQNPEKIGACSDSNSEVEVLSKTAKYNHYDSNTSFSKLLEMVSSTKFYEDNNLKSKSNQNLRDAYDQSLCRQHDNPKESLQKSSVTHGPSEASINLSHDCFDPFKTKSSDFLMKKDENGMNRSSSQTTEPASQVAITLSQVHPQEQSNHQQQSFFNFNSPGQTQDLMQKERGSDVGKHKNATRNGANEISSSPIKVKTKDQGKDQKVDFNWDSLRIEAQAKAGKREKTENTMDSLDWDAVRCVDVNEIAKTIKERGMNNRLAERIQNFLNRLVEEHGSIDLEWLRDVPPDKAKEYLLSVKGLGLKSVECVRLLTLHHLAFPVDTNVGRIAVRLGWVPLQPLPETLQLHLLELYPVLESIQKYLWPRLCKLDQKTLYELHYQMITFGKVFCTKSKPNCNACPMRGECRHFASAFASARLALPGPEQKSIVSTAGNSVIDQKPSETISQLHLPPPENTTQGEEIQLTEVCRPLESKSEINICHPIIEEPTTPEPECSQVSQIDIEDAFYEDSCEIPTIKLNIEEFTLNLQNYMQEKMELQEGEMSKALVALNPEAASIPMPKLKNVSRLRTEHCVYELPDTHPLLQGWDTREPDDPGKYLLAIWTPGETANSIQPPESKCSSQEEYGQLCNEKECFSCNSFREANSQIVRGTLLIPCRTAMRGSFPLNGTYFQVNEVFADHESSLNPISVPRSWIWNLNRRTVYFGTSVPTIFKGLTTQEIQQCFWRGYVCVRGFDRETRAPRPLMARLHFPASKLAKTKEKTEKGSSSAKSRGMKSNVEQPELISNSSNF comes from the exons ATGGAGGTTGGGGAGATGGATGGAAAGGAGCCACAAGTTGAGGTTCCTTTGGCACCTGCCACCCTTATTAAGCCTGTTCCTCTAAAACCAGTGCCGATCTACACGCCTGGGGTGATTAACCAAATGGGTTATCATGCAAATGGGGCAGTTGCATGTGTTGAATTTTCAATTGGCCAGGAGAAATTGTGTAGGTCAGATATTGGGTCAGACGTCGCGCGTGACAGTGCCAAAACTGCCGAACATACAGTTTCGGAAGCTACTTCCAGCTTCAGCAAACTCGGGTTTTGTGAACATTTGTTCGCAGTTGAGGCTGAATCGAGGAACTCTAGTGTGACAAAAGGGACTAATGAAGGATTCAACAATCCATTTGTCCCTTCTTTCATCCATGACAACATTCAGGACCCTCAGG AAACATACATTGCTTGCTGTAGCAACAGAATTTCACAGGATACCCCATTTACACTTGACAATGCGGACAAAGAAAGCAGACAAATAGCATCAATGCAAATCAATATGGAAGAAAATGATCCAGGTGGGGAAGAGAGAAATGGCCCTGCCAGTAAGCTTGACAGTAATGTACTGCCAGGCAGCAAAGAACTCTGTGACCCTATCATGGAATTCGCTGCTATTTCTTCACCACTCAAGGAGAATCAAAACCAGGATAAGGGAAGCAATCttgaaagtaatattaataaaacaccACAACAAAAACCAAGGAGAAGAAAACACCGTCCCAAGGTCATCAAAGAAGGCAAACCCAAAAGAACTCAGAAGCCTGTTACCCCAAAGCCTGTTCAATCAAAAGGAAACCCAACTGTGAAGAGGAAATATGTGAGAAAGAATGCATTGACCAAGACTTCTATTCCTCCAACGGAAGTGACTAGCGAATTGACAAAAGAAATGCCTGAAACTGCCAAAACGTCTTGTAGAAGGGTCATAAATTTTGACATGGGAGCAAGAGATGAAAGTTCTGCTGGCATAGAAAACATAACTGCACTGTTGGGAAAAGAAAATGGCGTGAATGTGGGCCTTGCAGATGATCTGAACACTTCTGTGAAGCAGGCATCAAACAGTTATTCATCAATACCAGAAGACACGCAAGCCCAAAATGCATTTCCTTCGGGAAGAAAAGAATCAGGGACAAAACCAGAGGAAAAACCAGCTGCAAAGAGGAAGTATGTGAGAAGGAAAGGAGTGAGCATGACTTATACTCCTGCAGCAGAAATTACTAAAGGGATGCCCCAGTCCACCCAAATGCCATGTACAGAGTTGagaaattttgatgaaagaACCAGAGATCAAAGGTGTGAAGTCAAAGAGCATGCAACAGTATGTACTGGTAGTGAAATTGGTGTAATCAGGCAAGAAATGAATGCAGGCCTAGCAAACTATTTAAACACTTCCATTACGCAGCCATCAAACTATTGCAAGTCTTTAGCAGAAGACTCACGAGCCCTAAATACATCTTCAGGAAGAAAATGCTCTGTGACAGAACCAGAGGAAAGCTCAGTTGTTAAGAAGAATACAAGGAAAAAGGTGAATTCGACTTCTCCAACAGAACTGGCTGGAGAAATGATTACAGAAAATGTGCCTGGATCGGCCCGAGAGAATCCAATTGTCATTCCAGGTAGTGAAATTGGTGTAGCCATGCAGGATACTAATGTAGGATTTGTCTATGATCTAAACACTGACATGAAGCTGGCATCAAACACTTACGTGTCATTACCAGAAGAAACACAAGCCACAAATACatattcaagaaaaagaagatctGGGACAAAGCCGAACGAAAACCCAACTGCCAAGAGGAAGTATGTGAGAAAGAAAGGGGTGAAGACATCTGCTCCTCCAATTGAAGTACCAGGAGAATTGACTAGAGAAAACATGTCAGTATCTGCCCAAACATTATGCACACAATCCACAAATtttgatgaaagagaaagagaaaaaacttATGCAGTCAAAGAAAATCTAAGTAGACATCCAGGCAGTGAAATTGGTGTAGTCATGCAGGAAATGAACGTAAGCCTTGCCTATGATTTAAACACTTCCATGAAGCAGACAGTATATGAAGACATGACATTACCTAAGGACGCACAAGCCCCAGGTCCATCTTCAAAAATGAATCTCCCTGGgacaaagacaaaagaaaacCTGACCACCAAGAGGAAGAATGTGAGGAAAAAAGTATCGGATCCGTCTCCTATTCCTTCAGAAATAACAGGATTGACTGAAACAGTGATAGTTCATTCTAACAATATGTCATGGAGGCCTTCAAATTCTGACATAGGAACTAGAGATGTAAGGTATGTACGgagagaaaatttaaatttgcacATGGGAAAGGAAAATGTGGTGTTAGAGGAAACAAAAGTAGGTCTCAAGTGTAATCAAGACCCTTGGATGAATGCAACATTAACTAATTGCAATCCATTACCTGACGGAATGCAACAACTTGGTACATCTCCTGGAGCTACACATCTTAGTACATCTATTTCAAAATACACCCACCTTGGGGCAACGGCTTGGGATGGAAACATCAGTAATAGTCAAAGTTCAACCATGAGGTTACAAATGAATGGTAGAAAGAGGAAATATTCTGGTAGCTTTAGTCATGCTGATGACAGCAGCATGAATCTGATTGGAGCACACTTTAATGGATTGTTATCATACAAGAATAGCTGCTACATTCAGTTTCCAAACATACAGAAGAAAAGGAGAACTAAAAAAGGGAAAACTTCTGGCAAGTACAACAAATCTGTGACTGCAACAAAAGTCCAACAGGCATACCCTCAGGAAGATGCTCTAGGACATCCTTATGCATCACGCCCTAGCTGCTGGAATTATGGATCTGGATATAATACGACAGCGGTCCCAGTCATTAGTGAATTTGctgaaaattttattgataatactAAAGCATTTATGTTGTCTTTGAAAAGGCGGGAAGAAAGGTCTCGAATCTCTAATTGTGGTTCTGGTTCTCCAACCAGTATTAGAAATGGTGATACTGgaccaaattataatacaaaacaAGTAGGGATACCTGCCAGAGAAACATTTGGGGATGCAAAAAGACCTCAAACATGCATTGATGCTTTAATCGCAGATACACCTACATCACTTCCAAAAAAGAAACggaatagaaagaaaaaggtcATTTCCAGTTCAGCACATTTTAGCACAAACAAGATGCTACATAATTTTACATGGGGAAAGCCATCAG ATGTTGCTTCCGAAGTACTGTGGAAAACAATGAGCTATGTTGATGCATTAACGTTGCAGTTTAGACGACTAAACATAAACACAGAAGCCAGAGACCTCGCATTTTATGAGCAGAATGCACTTGTTCTGTATAAACAGCCAAATCGAAAGCAAAACAGCCTTATCCGTGGAGACGGGGCCATTGTTCCCCTTCAAATCAAGAAACAGCATCTACGACCAAAGGTTGACCTTGATGATGAGACCGATAGAGTGTGGAAGCTTTTGTTGCTTGATATAAACAGTCCTGGAATTGATGGAACAGATGAAGATAGGGCCAAATGGTGGGAAGAAGAGCGGAATGTGTTCCGAGGACGAGCAGACTCATTTATTGCACGGATGCATCTTGTACAAG GAGACAGACGATTTTCTCGATGGAAAGGATCAGTGGTGGATTCAGTGATTGGAGTTTTCCTCACCCAGAATGTCTCTGACCATCTTTCCAG CTCTGCTTTCATGTCCCTTGCTGCTCGATTTCCAAAAGATTTAGGCAGCATGTACAAAGCACACCAGGCTGAAGACACAAGGCTGGAACCACAAGTGCGTGTAGTGGAACCAGAAGAAGGGACTGAATGGaatgtaaaattattgaatCAATCTGTTTATGACCAGAGTTCTTTGACGACGGATATAGTTGAGCGTTCTGCAGAAAAAGAAGCCATCAACAGCAATGATTCATGTGGAACGACCAGCAGTGCAATTAGTCTGTCAGATGAATCAAACTCCAGATTGTCAGTATCATCTCAACAAAATATTAAGGAACACTGTAGTCCAATGGGAAGTGGACTATGTTGTTCCACAATtgaggaaggagaagaaaaatcatGTTATGATGATAGGAAAGAGTTGATTGATATAGTTTCATCCCAAGGCTCTGTCATTTCGTCTCAAATTTCTGGAGATTTTTCAAATGATCAAAATCCTGAGAAAATAGGAGCATGTTCAGATAGCAACTCGGAAGTAGAAGTTCTATCGAAAACAGCAAAGTACAACCATTATGATAGTAACACTTCTTTCAGTAAACTCCTCGAAATGGTTAGTTCAACCAAGTTTTATGAAGATAACAATCTGAAAAGCAAATCAAATCAGAACTTAAGAGATGCATATGATCAATCTTTATGCAGGCAGCATGACAACCCAAAAGAAAGCTTGCAAAAGTCAAGTGTTACTCATGGTCCTTCAGAAGCATCCATTAACCTGTCCCATGACTGCTTTGATCCTTTCAAAACCAAATCAAGTGACTTCTTGATGAAAAAGGATGAGAATGGCATGAACAGATCTAGTTCTCAAACAACAGAACCTGCCAGCCAAGTTGCAATTACTCTTTCTCAAGTCCATCCTCAGGAACAAAGCAATCACCAGCAACAAAGCTTTTTCAATTTCAACAGCCCTGGACAAACTCAAGATCTTATGCAGAAAGAAAGGGGATCAGATGTTGGCAAGCACAAAAATGCCACGAGGAATGGGGCCAATGAGATAAGTTCTTCGCCAATAAAAGTAAAGACCAAGGATCAAGGAAAAGATCAAAAGGTTGATTTTAACTGGGATAGTTTAAGAATAGAAGCACAAGCTAAGGCTGGGAAAAGAGAAAAGACAGAAAACACTATGGATTCTTTGGATTGGGATGCTGTGAGATGTGTAGATGTCAATGAAATTGCCAAGACCATCAAAGAACGGGGTATGAACAACAGGCTTGCAGAACGGATTCAG AATTTCCTGAATCGACTGGTTGAAGAACATGGAAGCATTGACCTTGAATGGCTGAGAGATGTTCCACCAGACAAAGCAAA AGAATACTTGCTCAGTGTAAAAGGATTGGGATTGAAAAGTGTGGAATGTGTGCGGCTTTTAACACTGCACCATCTTGCCTTCCCG GTAGACACAAATGTTGGACGAATAGCAGTACGATTGGGGTGGGTACCTCTGCAGCCACTGCCTGAAACACTGCAGTTGCATCTCCTAGAATT GTACCCAGTGTTGGAATCAATACAGAAATACCTCTGGCCCCGACTGTGCAAGCTAGATCAAAAAACACT ATATGAGCTACATTATCAGATGATTACATTTGGAAAG GTCTTCTGTACAAAAAGCAAACCAAATTGTAATGCATGCCCAATGAGAGGAGAATGTAGACATTTTGCTAGTGCATTTGCAAG TGCAAGGCTTGCACTGCCTGGACCAGAGCAGAAGAGTATAGTTAGCACAGCTGGAAATAGTGTGATTGACCAGAAGCCATCTGAAACCATCAGTCAGTTGCACTTGCCTCCCCCTGAGAACACAACCCAGGGAGAAGAAATTCAACTAACAGAAGTGTGCAGGCCATTGGAATCAAAATCAGAGATAAATATTTGTCACCCTATCATTGAAGAGCCAACAACTCCAGAACCAGAATGCTCCCAAGTATCACAGATTGATATAGAGGATGCTTTCTATGAGGATTCATGTGAAATTCCTACCATCAAGCTTAACATAGAAGAGTTCACTCTGAATTTACAAAATTACATGCAAGAAAAGATGGAACTCCAAGAAGGTGAAATGTCAAAGGCATTGGTTGCCTTGAATCCAGAAGCTGCTTCAATTCCTATGCCAAAGCTAAAGAATGTGAGCCGATTACGAACAGAGCACTGTGT TTATGAACTCCCAGATACACATCCTCTTCTGCAAGGG TGGGACACACGAGAGCCTGATGATCCAGGCAAATACCTTCTTGCTATATGGACTCCAG GTGAAACAGCAAATTCTATACAGCCACCAGAAAGCAAATGCAGCTCCCAAGAAGAATATGGCCAACTCTGTAATGAGAAGGAATGTTTTTCATGCAACAGTTTCCGAGAAGCTAATTCACAGATAGTTAGAGGGACACTCCTG ATACCATGTCGAACAGCTATGCGGGGAAGTTTTCCACTGAATGGCACCTATTTCCAGGTCAATGAG GTATTTGCTGACCACGAGTCTAGTCTTAACCCAATCAGTGTGCCCCGAAGTTGGATCTGGAACCTAAATAGACGAACAGTATATTTTGGAACCTCCGTACCAACAATATTTAAAG GTTTAACAACTCAAGAAATTCAACAATGCTTTTGGAGAG